The sequence below is a genomic window from candidate division TA06 bacterium.
CTGACGGCTTTCCTGCATTCCATTTTTGTTAAACTGTCGCTTCCATATACTTTTTGCTTTGATTTTTTCCTACTGTCCCGATAGTCAATGAAGCCCAGCGAATCTGCCTTTTTTAAAAAATGCCGGAAATAGTTGGAATTTACGTTCAATATTTCGGATGCTCTATGCAAAGTATGATGAATAATATATACGTCGGCGACATAATTGCTGATTCTGTCGCATATTATATACTGTTCGTCTTTCTTATCAGCATTGAAATTGATTCCTTTTTCATAGATGAAGTCCCGGATAAATTTTTTGATTTTATCCGCTTTTCCCAAACCGCCACGGGTTAAATGATGCTGTTTAGTATTTTCTTTCATGAATTTATAAACCTTTGCAGTGATCGTTCATATCCCAGCGACACTATCTTGACGCTGAATGCGCTCCTGTTTTCTAGTGCGCCTCGAACCAGTTATCCCCCTCGCCCATCTCCACCACGATCGGCACCGAAAGCTCCACCGCGTTCTCCATCTCGTGTTTCACTATTTTTTTCACCTTGGCCAACTCATCCTTCTGCACCTCAAACAGCAGTTCGTCGTGGACCTGCAGTATCATCTTGCTTCTTAACTTCTCATCTTCCAATCTTCTTGAAATATTCACCATGGCCAGCTTGATCAGGTCGGCCGCCGTGCCCTGGATGGGGGTGTTGACCGCGGTCCGCTCGGAAAAGTTGCGGCGCTGGCCGTTCTCGGAATTGATCTCCGGCAGGTAGCGCCTTCTGCCCAGCATGGTGCAGACGTAGCCGTCCTTTTTGGCCTGGGCGATGGTCAGGGCAATCCAGGCCTGGACCTGGGGGAACTGGTTGAAGTAATGCTCGATGAAACGGGAGGCCTCCTCCACCCCTATTCCCAGTTGTTGGGAAAGCCCGTAGGGGCCCATGCCGTAGACGATGCCGAAATTGATGGCCTTGGCCTTGCGCCGCATGTCGGGCTCCGCCTGATCCGGCTTGACCCCAAAAACAGCGGCGGCCGTCTCGCTGTGGATGTCCCGGCCCGATTTAAAGGCTTGTCTTAGATGCTGGTCGCCCGAAAGATGGGCCACTAACCTTAGTTCCACCTGGGAATAATCGGCCGAAAGCAGCAAAGAACCCTTGGGGGCGATGAAGCCCTTGCGGATCTCCCGGCCCACCCCTTCCCGCATCGGGATGTTCTGGAGATTGGGATCGGAGGAGGAAAGGCGGCCGGTCTCGGTTAAAGCCTGGTTGAAGGTGGTATGTAGCCGGCGGGTCTTGGGATCGGCGACCAGGGGCAGGGCATCGCTGTAGGTGGATTTCAATTTGTAGAGCTGCCGGTAATCCAGGATCAGCTTGGGCAGTTCGTGGTGCAACGCCAGCTTGGTCAGCGCGTCCATGTCGGTGGAATAGCCGGTCTTGGTCTTCTTGCCCTGGTCGATCTTCAGTTTTTCAAAAAGGATCGTTCCCAGCTGTTTTGGGGAATTAAGGTTGAACTCTTCTCCGGCCATCCGGTAGATCTCTTTTTCCAACTTGGTTACCTGCCGCTCCAGTTCCTTGGACATCTGGCTGAAGACCGGGATGTCCAAAAGGATCCCCTCTGTTTCCATCCCGGCCAAAATCTTCACCAGTGGCATCTCTATTTTCTGGAACAATTCTCCCAGTTCCTTGTACTTCAACTCCGGTTCGAATTTTGATCTCAGCGAAACCACGGCGTCGGCCCGCCGGGCCATCAGCTCGTCGGTCAATCCCGGCTCGGCCGAGAAATCAAGCTCGGTCTGCTTCTTAAAAATCCCGGCCGGCAGGGCCAGGCTGACCCCCAAATGCCCCTCGGCCAAAACCTCCAGCGACCGGTGGCCACGGCGGGAAGGGTCCAACAGATAGGAGGCGATCATGGTGTCAAACATCGTCCCATTCAACTGGATCCCGGCCAAAGACAGGGCTTTGATGGCCGTCTTCAGGTCGTGTCCGGTCTTGGCTATTTCCGGGTCCTCAAATGATTTTTTAAGAGTTTTGATGTCCGGGCCGCCGATCATTAAAGCCTGTCCCCGGCTGAACAGGCACAGTTTTACCGGCCGTCCCTCGGCCGCCTCTATCACCAGGCACATCTCGCCTTCCCGCTGCAGCCGCCCCGCCAGCAGCTCCAGCTCCGCCTTGCCGGTGACCGCCTGGGGGGCCACTTTCTTGATCTGCCCGGAGACGAACTCGTGGTAAAGAGAATTGAATTCCAGTTCCTTAAAAAGTCTGGCCAAAATTTCCTGGTCGGGCTGGTGGGATTTAAGCGAGGTCAGCGCGATGTCGGGAAGCTGGTCCAGATGGAGGGTGACCAGCTCCTTGCAGAGCAGGGCCTGGTCTTTGTGCTCCTGCAAAAGATTCCTTATCCGGGGCTTTTTAACTTGATCCAGGTTTTTATACAACTCGTCGAACGACCCGAACTGGTGGATCAGCTCGGTGGCCGTCTTGGGGCCGATGCCCGGCACCCCGGGCACATTGTCGGCCGCGTCCCCGGAGAGGGCGAAGATGTCTTTGATCTTTTCCGGAGAAACTCCGTATTCCTTGTTGACCTCCTCCGGGCCGTAAATGGATTCGTCGCTTTTGCCCACCCGGGGCCGGATCACCTTGATGCGCTCCGTCACCACCTGCAGCAGATCCTTGTCCCCGGTGGCGATGTAGGACATCCAGCCCTTGGCCTCGGCCTGTTTGGCCAGGCCGGCCAGCACGTCGTCGGCCTCGTAACCGTCCTGTTGCAGCACCGCGATGTTCAGGGCGTTCAGGATCTCCTTGATCCGGGGCAGCTGGGCGCGCAGTCCCTCGGGCATGCTTGGGCGCTGGGCCTTGTATTCGGCGTACTTGCGGTCGCGGAAAGTGGGAGCCGAAGTGTCGAAGGCCACACCGATGTAATCGGGCTGGTGTTCCTTGATCATCCGCATCAGCATGTTGGTGAAGCCGAAAGAGGCGCTGGTGTTCTCCCCCTTGGAGTTTATCAGGGGGTTGCGGATGAAGCCGAAATGCGCCCGGTAGGCCAGGGCGGTGCCGTCGACCAGGATCAGTTTGGGCATCAGGTTATCTTGCGTTGATTGAATGTTCTTGTTTTAAGAACAAATGGCTATACAGTTTTAATTATACCTTTAAACCCGGCCAAAATCAAGCACTTTTTCAAGGGGGTGTGGTAGCATAATAATTTTTTAAATATCTTTGCCTTCCGGTGGTATTGCTTGTGCTGCCCGGTCTGCTTTTGGCCGCCGGCATAGATTTCAGCGCCTCGGTGGATCAGACCACGGTGGGCTTGGGCGAGCAATTCACTTTGACCGTCAACGTCCAGGGCGAGGATATGGCCTCGGTGCCCAAGCCCCAGCTGCCGGACCTGCCGGATTTCAACGTCCTGGGCAACTCCTCCTCTCAGTCCACCAGTTTTCAGATCATCAACGGCAAGATGTCCAAACAGGCTTCGGTCAATTTCATCTATTACCTCAGCGCCAAGAAGACCGGCAAACTGACCTTAGGGCCCTGTATCCTGAAATACAACGGCCAGGAATACCAAAGCCAGGACATTAACATCGAGGTGACCAAATCTGCCCAGGCCCGCCCCCAACAGTCCGGCCAAAGCCCTAAAGCCTCCCATGCCCGCATCCCGTTGGACGGTAACCTCTATCTTTCGGTCTATTGCAATAAAAAAACCATCTACCTGGGGGAGCAGGTCAACGTCGAATTCGTCCTCTACAACCGTTTTCAGATCAACGGCCTGAACCTGGCCGAACAGCCTTCCTTCGGCGGGTTCTGGACCGAAAACATCTATGACGCCCAAAAGATCGAATTCAAGCGCCAGACTGTTGACGGCAAACAATTTGACGTGTTCCTGCTCAAAAAAACGGCCCTGTTCCCCATGACCAGCGGACAGCTGGAGATCAAACCTATGGCGCTGAACGTGGAGATCGTCCAGCGTTCCCGGGATATATTTGATTTTTTCGGGACCACCCAGAATGTGAAGGTGGAATCCAAACCAATTCATTTGACAGTGCTTCCCCTCCCGGAAAACGGCAAACCAGCAGAGTTCACCGGTGGGGTGGGCAGCTTTGCCATGACTGCTGAACTGGATAGATCCTCCACCACCGGCAGCGAGCTCATCAACCTGACCATCAAGGTTTCCGGCGCCGGGAATATAAGGTTGATCGAGAAGCCTGTGATCCCTGCCACCACGGGCTTGAAGATACTGGACCCGGAGATCAAGGACCAGGTCCAAACATCAGGCGACGTCATCAAGGGTTCCAAGAGCTTCCGCTATCCCATCATTCCCCAGGCCGACGGCAAGTACGTACTCCCGGCCATAAAGATGGCCTATTTTGACCCCGGCGACAAAAGCTACCATACCCTCCAGTCCAAAGTTTTGGAATGCACCGCTTCCGGCTGCACCCCCAATGCCCCGCTGGTGGAGGCTACCGGCCTGAAGGTGCTGGGCGCCGACATCAATTACCTCAAACCCGACAGAACGGAGATCAGACCATTCAAGTCGTCACCTTGGTGGCTGCTGGGATCGGGGTATTTTATATCATTTGCCTTGCGGGGCTTTTCATTCCTCTACCGGGCCCACCGCAACAAGCTGGACAGCGACCGGGGCTATGCTCGCAAATATAAATCCGGGGCCCTGGTCAAAAAGAGATTGAAGGCCGCCGTAAGGCTTTTAAAAGATAATCCGGACCAGGAGT
It includes:
- the polA gene encoding DNA polymerase I; translated protein: MPKLILVDGTALAYRAHFGFIRNPLINSKGENTSASFGFTNMLMRMIKEHQPDYIGVAFDTSAPTFRDRKYAEYKAQRPSMPEGLRAQLPRIKEILNALNIAVLQQDGYEADDVLAGLAKQAEAKGWMSYIATGDKDLLQVVTERIKVIRPRVGKSDESIYGPEEVNKEYGVSPEKIKDIFALSGDAADNVPGVPGIGPKTATELIHQFGSFDELYKNLDQVKKPRIRNLLQEHKDQALLCKELVTLHLDQLPDIALTSLKSHQPDQEILARLFKELEFNSLYHEFVSGQIKKVAPQAVTGKAELELLAGRLQREGEMCLVIEAAEGRPVKLCLFSRGQALMIGGPDIKTLKKSFEDPEIAKTGHDLKTAIKALSLAGIQLNGTMFDTMIASYLLDPSRRGHRSLEVLAEGHLGVSLALPAGIFKKQTELDFSAEPGLTDELMARRADAVVSLRSKFEPELKYKELGELFQKIEMPLVKILAGMETEGILLDIPVFSQMSKELERQVTKLEKEIYRMAGEEFNLNSPKQLGTILFEKLKIDQGKKTKTGYSTDMDALTKLALHHELPKLILDYRQLYKLKSTYSDALPLVADPKTRRLHTTFNQALTETGRLSSSDPNLQNIPMREGVGREIRKGFIAPKGSLLLSADYSQVELRLVAHLSGDQHLRQAFKSGRDIHSETAAAVFGVKPDQAEPDMRRKAKAINFGIVYGMGPYGLSQQLGIGVEEASRFIEHYFNQFPQVQAWIALTIAQAKKDGYVCTMLGRRRYLPEINSENGQRRNFSERTAVNTPIQGTAADLIKLAMVNISRRLEDEKLRSKMILQVHDELLFEVQKDELAKVKKIVKHEMENAVELSVPIVVEMGEGDNWFEAH
- a CDS encoding protein BatD, with amino-acid sequence MLPGLLLAAGIDFSASVDQTTVGLGEQFTLTVNVQGEDMASVPKPQLPDLPDFNVLGNSSSQSTSFQIINGKMSKQASVNFIYYLSAKKTGKLTLGPCILKYNGQEYQSQDINIEVTKSAQARPQQSGQSPKASHARIPLDGNLYLSVYCNKKTIYLGEQVNVEFVLYNRFQINGLNLAEQPSFGGFWTENIYDAQKIEFKRQTVDGKQFDVFLLKKTALFPMTSGQLEIKPMALNVEIVQRSRDIFDFFGTTQNVKVESKPIHLTVLPLPENGKPAEFTGGVGSFAMTAELDRSSTTGSELINLTIKVSGAGNIRLIEKPVIPATTGLKILDPEIKDQVQTSGDVIKGSKSFRYPIIPQADGKYVLPAIKMAYFDPGDKSYHTLQSKVLECTASGCTPNAPLVEATGLKVLGADINYLKPDRTEIRPFKSSPWWLLGSGYFISFALRGFSFLYRAHRNKLDSDRGYARKYKSGALVKKRLKAAVRLLKDNPDQEFYASLFHAVLGYVGDRCNLDTHALSKEQLKAELLRLNLTPDLADKIIEMVEQCDIARFSPDQAAYKTPRDLFDRSREILNQL